In Galactobacillus timonensis, the genomic window TTAATCTGATCAAGAATCCGACCGGCGCAAATGAGGTCATGAAATACATCATTGCGCAGCCGATGAAGAAGAATATATGCATCTTTCTGAATGACAATGATCAGGACGGCCATGATGTGAGCTGGATCTGGGATGCGCATTTTGAGAGGCTGAAGGATCCGCTGGTGCAGACGATTGTATGTTCGGGTCTAAGGGCCTATGATATGGCGCTGCGGCTGAAATACGAGGGCCTGGAGGATCGGATTCTGGTTATCGAAGATGCAGAGAAGGCTGTGGAGTGGCTGGATGATCAGCGGGTGGAAAGCTTTATTATGGCGACCTATACGGCGCTGCATCCGACGCGGCACCTGCTGGCAAAGCAGGAAAGGGGGCATCGGCAGTGAAACTGAAAATTCTGTGGATGTACCACGATCTGATGGACCTGTATGGGGACAAGGGCAATATTCAGGTGCTTAAGACAAGGGCCGCCAAGCGTGGCATTGATGTGACAGTGGATACCTGTACGATCGATGAGAAACGCACGCCGGCAGACTATGATCTGTTCTTTCTCGGCGGGGGCGCGGATCATGAACAAAGTCTGATTAAAAATGATCTGCTCAAGCGCAGGGATGCGATCAGGGAAGCCTATGACAGCGGATCGGCATTTCTTTTGATCTGTGGCGGGTATCAGCTGTTTGGTGCCTATTACAAGGATCAGGACGGGCATCTGGATGAGGGGCTGCATTTTTTTGACTACTACACGGAGGCGAGTGATCGCAGTCATCGTTGCATCGGCAATATTGCGGTGGAGGCGAGCATCGATGGTGAGACATTTCCGGCGGTCGGGTTTGAGAACCATGGCGGACAGACACGCAATGTTGATACGGTCTTTGCCAGAGTATTGAAGGGACATGGCAATACCTTCGAAGGCGGCACGGAAGGCTTTGTGAATGATCAGGTGCTTGCGACCTACATGCACGGGCCGCTGCTGCCGAAGAAC contains:
- a CDS encoding type 1 glutamine amidotransferase, whose product is MKLKILWMYHDLMDLYGDKGNIQVLKTRAAKRGIDVTVDTCTIDEKRTPADYDLFFLGGGADHEQSLIKNDLLKRRDAIREAYDSGSAFLLICGGYQLFGAYYKDQDGHLDEGLHFFDYYTEASDRSHRCIGNIAVEASIDGETFPAVGFENHGGQTRNVDTVFARVLKGHGNTFEGGTEGFVNDQVLATYMHGPLLPKNPRIADAVLRRALRRNYGSVDLEPLDDTLEEKAQEVMFRRMHVRINHEEESK